A stretch of Thermodesulfobacteriota bacterium DNA encodes these proteins:
- a CDS encoding cytochrome C: MMRRAHIAIFLGAALLALLLAGCSVVSKTPSVPPKHPEELPAGRVNCLECHENVSTGSLKPYGTFRHSRIFINSHGTYARQSQRLCASCHAPSFCQTCHAGKEEIKPNVKMGDRPDRMAPHRGDYLIAHRIDGRLDPGSCFRCHGNKNDAVCRQCHR; this comes from the coding sequence ATGATGCGCCGAGCGCACATCGCGATTTTCCTCGGGGCGGCCCTTCTCGCCCTGCTTCTGGCCGGTTGCTCCGTCGTATCGAAGACGCCGTCCGTTCCGCCGAAGCACCCGGAGGAGCTTCCGGCGGGACGGGTCAACTGCCTCGAATGCCACGAAAACGTTTCCACGGGTTCCCTGAAGCCGTACGGGACGTTCCGGCATTCCCGGATCTTCATCAACTCGCACGGCACGTACGCCCGGCAGAGCCAGCGGCTGTGCGCGTCGTGCCACGCTCCGTCGTTCTGCCAGACGTGCCACGCGGGGAAGGAAGAGATCAAGCCGAACGTGAAAATGGGGGACCGGCCGGACCGCATGGCGCCGCACCGGGGCGATTACCTGATCGCTCATCGGATCGACGGCCGCCTCGACCCGGGGTCCTGCTTCCGGTGCCACGGCAACAAGAACGACGCTGTGTGCAGGCAATGCCACCGCTAG